A section of the Malus sylvestris chromosome 17, drMalSylv7.2, whole genome shotgun sequence genome encodes:
- the LOC126612228 gene encoding F-box/LRR-repeat MAX2 homolog A-like: MATTINDLPEVILSAIITLVSDTRTRNSLSLVCKKFRSMERATRASLKLRGNARDLHRIPICFTAVDQLDLSLLSPWGHSLLSPSAANTDPLLAQRLRDAFPSVTSLTVYSRSPSTVQIVSRLWPGLRRFKLVRWHQRPHSPLGADFDPLFRECQSLLELDLSEFYYWTEDLPPALEAHPGVARSLTKLNLLTKSFTEGFKANEIKSITAACPKLQHLLVACMFDPRYIGFVSEEALLSISANCPELRVVHLVDTTSLANARGDPNDNGFTAEDARVGRAALVDFFSGLPLLEELVLDVCNNVRDSGLALEVLGSKCPRLRLLKLGQFHGICSAIGSELDGIALCAGLESLSIKNSADLTDMGLIEIARGCCRLAKFEVIGCKRITVKGLRTMACLLRKTLVDVGISCCKNLDAAASLRALEPIRDRIQRLHIDCVWEKDDSHGFDDLGQVNAHGVIALNRNGDDDGDYMDLNWAAEYEIRSSKKCKLGMDGECSYMPPSNGHGYGDGNGSGNGFWYDETWERLHYLSLWVGVGELLTPLPSVGLNDCPNLEEIHIRVEGDCRFNHRPTQREFGLSCLAGYLRLSKMKLDCGDTVGYALTAPAGQMDLNVWERFFLNGIGSLSLSELDYWPPQDRDVNQRSLSLPAAGLLAECDTLRKLFIHGTAHEHFMMFLVRNNNLNLRDVQLREDYYPAPENEMSTEMRVDSCCRFEDALNRRPILD; this comes from the coding sequence ATGGCCACCACCATCAACGACCTGCCGGAGGTTATACTATCCGCCATCATCACCTTAGTTTCCGACACCCGGACCCGGAACTCGCTCTCCCTCGTGTGCAAGAAGTTCCGGAGCATGGAGAGGGCCACGCGCGCTTCTCTCAAGCTCCGGGGCAACGCGCGCGACCTCCACCGGATCCCGATTTGCTTCACAGCGGTGGACCAGCTCGACCTATCACTCTTATCCCCGTGGGGCCACTCACTGCTCTCCCCCTCCGCTGCCAACACCGACCCTCTCCTCGCCCAGCGCCTCCGTGACGCCTTCCCATCCGTCACCTCACTCACTGTCTACTCCCGATCTCCCTCCACTGTCCAGATCGTCTCCCGTCTGTGGCCGGGATTGCGCCGGTTCAAGCTCGTCCGCTGGCATCAACGGCCCCACTCGCCCCTCGGCGCCGACTTCGATCCTCTGTTCAGGGAGTGTCAATCCCTCTTGGAGCTCGACTTGTCTGAATTCTACTACTGGACGGAGGACCTCCCGCCGGCTCTGGAAGCCCATCCCGGCGTGGCTCGATCTCTCACCAAGCTCAATCTCTTGACGAAGTCGTTTACCGAGGGGTTCAAGGCCAACGAGATCAAATCCATCACGGCGGCGTGTCCGAAACTGCAACATCTCCTAGTGGCGTGTATGTTCGATCCGAGATACATAGGCTTCGTCAGCGAGGAGGCTCTCTTATCGATCTCCGCCAACTGTCCGGAGCTCAGAGTCGTTCATTTGGTCGATACAACGTCGCTGGCCAACGCCCGCGGCGACCCAAACGACAATGGGTTCACCGCGGAAGACGCGCGAGTCGGGCGCGCGGCGTTAGTCGACTTCTTCTCGGGGCTTCCGCTGCTGGAAGAGTTGGTGCTGGATGTGTGTAACAACGTGAGAGACAGTGGGTTGGCGCTGGAAGTGCTCGGGTCCAAGTGCCCCAGGCTGAGATTGCTCAAGCTGGGCCAGTTCCATGGGATTTGCTCGGCTATTGGGTCCGAGCTCGACGGCATTGCGTTGTGTGCAGGGCTGGAGTCGCTGTCGATTAAGAACTCGGCCGATTTGACGGACATGGGGCTGATTGAGATTGCGAGAGGGTGTTGTAGATTGGCCAAGTTTGAGGTCATTGGATGCAAGAGAATTACGGTTAAAGGGTTGAGGACGATGGCTTGTTTGTTGAGGAAGACTTTAGTGGATGTCGGGATCTCTTGTTGCAAGAACTTGGATGCCGCGGCCTCGCTGCGGGCGCTGGAGCCCATTCGTGATCGGATTCAGCGCCTGCACATTGATTGCGTATGGGAAAAGGACGATTCTCATGGCTTTGATGATCTTGGTCAGGTGAATGCCCATGGCGTTATTGCGTTGAATCGGAATGGTGATGATGACGGTGATTACATGGACTTGAATTGGGCGGCTGAGTACGAAATCAGAAGTAGCAAGAAATGCAAGTTGGGGATGGATGGGGAGTGTTCCTATATGCCACCAAGCAATGGCCATGGCTATGGTGACGGCAATGGAAGTGGAAACGGGTTTTGGTATGATGAGACATGGGAGAGGCTGCATTATCTTTCGCTTTGGGTTGGGGTCGGTGAGCTGCTGACTCCATTGCCGTCGGTGGGTCTCAATGATTGTCCCAATCTGGAGGAGATTCACATTCGGGTTGAAGGGGATTGCAGGTTTAACCACAGACCCACACAGCGAGAATTCGGGTTGAGCTGCCTCGCAGGCTATCTTCGCCTGTCCAAGATGAAGTTGGATTGTGGTGATACAGTGGGTTATGCACTGACTGCCCCGGCGGGACAGATGGACCTTAACGTCTGGGAGAGGTTCTTCCTGAATGGGATTGGAAGTTTGTCCCTCAGTGAACTCGACTACTGGCCCCCGCAAGACCGAGATGTAAACCAGAGGAGTCTCTCGCTTCCGGCTGCCGGGTTGCTGGCGGAATGTGACACATTGCGGAAGCTCTTCATCCACGGCACGGCTCACGAGCATTTCATGATGTTCCTTGTGAGAAATAACAATCTCAACTTGAGGGATGTGCAGCTGAGAGAGGACTACTATCCGGCACCCGAAAACGAAATGAGTACGGAGATGAGAGTGGATTCGTGTTGTCGATTCGAAGATGCACTTAACAGGCGCCCGATCCTcgattga
- the LOC126612229 gene encoding probable fructokinase-5, with protein MANSVSPLIVAFGEMLIDFVPDTAGVSLAESTGFLKAAGGAPANVACAITKLGGKSAFVGKVGDDEFGHMLINILKKNGVNAEGVCVDKHARTALAFVTLKNDGEREFMFYRNPSADMLLKDSELNMGLIKQAKIFHYGSISLIAEPCRSAHMAAMKAAKEAGVLLSYDPNVRLPLWPSADAARQEIKSIWNQADFIKVSDDEVNFLTQGDSDKEDVVLSLWHDNLKLLVVTDGEKGCRYYTKKFKGKVAGFSVKAVDTTGAGDSFVGSFLLSMANDMSIFEDEAKLKEALSFANACGAICTTQKGAIPALPTQSDARELISKSKAK; from the exons ATGGCGAATTCAGTGAGTCCACTAATTGTAGCGTTCGGGGAGATGCTCATCGACTTTGTGCCAGACACGGCCGGAGTTTCGTTGGCCGAGTCCACGGGGTTCCTCAAGGCCGCCGGCGGTGCACCTGCCAATGTGGCTTGTGCCATCACCAAGCTTGGTGGTAAATCGGCTTTCGTTGGCAAG GTTGGAGATGACGAGTTCGGACACATGCTGATCAACATATTGAAGAAGAACGGGGTGAACGCAGAGGGAGTGTGCGTGGATAAGCATGCCAGAACAGCTTTGGCGTTCGTGACCTTGAAGAACGACGGTGAAAGGGAGTTCATGTTTTACCGGAACCCAAGTGCTGATATGTTGCTCAAGGATTCGGAGCTAAACATGGGTCTTATCAAGCAGGCTAAGATATTCCACTACGGATCCATAAGCCTCATAGCCGAGCCATGCAGATCGGCTCATATGGCAGCCATGAAAGCCGCTAAGGAAGCTGGCGTTTTGCTTTCCTACGATCCCAACGTCAGGTTGCCCCTCTGGCCCTCTGCTGATGCTGCTAGGCAGGAGATCAAGAGCATATGGAATCAGGCTGATTTCATCAAG GTGAGCGACGATGAGGTGAACTTCTTGACGCAAGGAGATTCTGATAAAGAAGATGTGGTTCTGTCCCTGTGGCATGACAACCTCAAACTGCTCGTGGTCACTGATGGTGAGAAGGGCTGCAGATATTACACTAAG AAATTCAAAGGAAAGGTGGCCGGCTTCTCAGTTAAAGCCGTGGACACAACCGGCGCCGGTGATTCTTTTGTTGGTTCATTTTTGCTTTCCATGGCCAATGATATGTCCATCTTTGAG gacgAAGCAAAATTGAAGGAGGCTCTGAGTTTTGCAAATGCTTGTGGAGCTATCTGTACAACTCAAAAGGGTGCAATTCCAGCTCTTCCAACCCAGTCTGATGCCCGTGAGCTCATTTCCAAGTCCAAAGCCAAATAG
- the LOC126612232 gene encoding uncharacterized protein LOC126612232 encodes MEDGKEQRVDDGSEKSSPEEEEVIKKKYGGIIPKKPPLISKDHERAYFDSADWALGKQGVEKPKGPLEALRPKLQPTQQQTRYRKSPCAPADGEDGGSPASEDTAANE; translated from the exons ATGGAGGACGGGAAAGAGCAACGGGTGGATGATGGGTCTGAAAAATCTTCCCCAGAGGAG GAGGAAGTTATAAAGAAAAAGTATGGTGGAATCATTCCAAAAAAACCACCACTAATTTCAAAG GACCATGAACGCGCTTATTTTGATTCTGCTGACTGGGCACTAGGAAAG CAAGGTGTTGAAAAGCCAAAAGGACCACTTGAAGCCCTTCGGCCAAAATTACAG CCCACACAGCAGCAAACACGATACAGAAAGTCTCCTTGTGCTCCAGCAGATGGTGAAG ATGGAGGAAGTCCGGCTTCTGAGGATACAGCTGCCAACGAATGA
- the LOC126611272 gene encoding nicastrin yields the protein MAMKFPQLLFLLSFQLRLSFSGHTSKMESVPDLQSSMYMTLDGYPCVRLLNLSGEIGCSNPGREKVVAPIIRLTNATELSQLSAVLLSVDEIQSFLARMLNDSNFAKNVAGVLVESRPELQNQLKVLLVLRVGFSPAQKFPQSEFAPYTSINYEWNPTGSGIMWNPYNFPVFLLSQTSTLTMQEAAIKNQKSKKSYTDDVAEFDLVMQTMKSGTHDSESCLKENTCLPLGGYSVWSSLPPINISSPEHSKPIILVLASMDSASFFRDKALGADSPISGLISLLAAVDALSRADDLDGFNKQLVFAVFTGEAWGYLGSRRFLLELDLQSNAVSGLNYSLIEKVVEIGSVGKGLNQGAKNFFIHTTGVSSSTNETLDAVRRAQDSVKSENITISSANASNPGIPPSSLMTFLRKNSLTSGVVLEDFDNVFTNKFYHSHLDDLSNINSSSIAAAASLVARALYILASDTKNLSSSALTSINVNASLVEELVGCLVDCEPGLSCDLVKSYISPANTCPSHYVGVILDEPSSTPDLEYVGDISRFVWNFLAERTSIPKENASSVCTQDCSNDGEVCIRAETEGKGVCVVSTTRYVPAYSTRLKFESGGTWTVLPPNNSDPMGLLDAVWTESNWDVIGLRVYTVQNSSFDRLVLLGSIAVTVLAYFAIVIFKGCVTKALKRD from the exons ATGGCCATGAAATTCCCTCAGCTGCTTTTCTTGCTCAGCTTTCAGCTTCGTCTCTCGTTCTCTG GACATACAAGCAAGATGGAGTCAGTTCCTGATCTTCAGAGTTCAATGTATATGACACTTGATGGATATCCTTGTGTACGGCTACTCAATCTCTCTGGGGAGATTGGTTGTTCAA ATCCTGGAAGAGAGAAGGTTGTCGCTCCGATTATAAGATTGACCAATGCTACTGAGTTGTCTCAGTTATCTGCAGTTCTGTTGTCAGTGGatgaaattcaaagttttcttgCCAG AATGTTGAATGATTCAAATTTTGCTAAAAATGTTGCCGGTGTCTTGGTTGAATCCAGACCTGAGTTGCAAAATCAGTTGAAAG TGCTTCTGGTCTTGCGTGTAGGATTCTCTCCAGCTCAAAAGTTCCCACAATCTGAATTTGCTCCTTACACTAGCATCAACTATGAATGGAACCCAACT GGCTCTGGTATAATGTGGAACCCATATAACTTTCCTGTATTCTTACTCTCGCAGACTAGCACATTGACCATGCAGGAG GCTGCCATAAAGAATCAGAAGAGCAAGAAATCTTATACTGATGATGTGGCTGAGTTTGATCTGGTAATGCAG ACAATGAAATCTGGGACTCATGATTCCGAATCTTGTCTAAAGGAAAACACTTGCCTTCCCTTAGGTGGATACAG TGTTTGGTCATCACTTCCCCCAATCAACATTTCATCACCAGAACACTCCAAGCCCATTATACTTGTACTGGCGTCAATGGATTCAGCTTCTTTTTTCCGTGATAAAGCACTCGGTGCCGACTCTCCTATATCT GGGCTGATTTCATTGCTGGCCGCAGTTGATGCACTTTCTCGTGCGGATGATCTGGATGGCTTCAATAAACAG CTTGTTTTCGCTGTTTTCACTGGAGAGGCCTGGGGCTATCTTGGTAGCAGGAGATTTTTGCTTGAACTTGATCTGCAGTCTAATGCTGTTAGTGGTCTTAATTACTCATTGATTGAGAAG GTTGTGGAAATTGGATCTGTCGGAAAGGGCCTCAATCAAGGAGCCAAGAACTTTTTCATTCATACAACTGGG GTTTCATCTTCCACAAATGAGACATTGGATGCTGTGAGGCGTGCCCAAGATTCAGTCAAGTCTGAAAACATTACGATCTCGTCTGCAAATGCTTCAAATCCTGGGATACCTCCATCCTccttgatgacttttctgagaAAG AACTCTCTAACCTCTGGGGTTGTGTTAGAAGATTTTGATAATGTCTTCACCAACAAGTTCTACCACAGTCACCTTGATGATTTAT CAAATATCAACTCATCATCCATTGCGGCAGCTGCTTCCCTTGTAGCACGTGCCCTTTACATTCTTGCGAGTGACACCAAAAATCTAAGCAGTTCTGCTCTGACGTCTATCAACGTGAATGCTTCACTAGTTGAAGAACTAGTGGGTTGCCTGGTGGACTGTGAACCAGGTCTTTCTTGTGATCTGGTGAAAAGCTATATATCACCAGCCAATACCTGCCCGAGCCATTATGTTGGCGTTATCCTTGATGAACCTTCCTCCACACCTGATCTGGAATACGTTGGTGACATTTCAAGGTTCGTTTGGAACTTCCTGGCCGAAAGAACTTCTATTCCGAAGGAAAATGCGAGCTCTGTTTGTACTCAAGACTGCAGTAATGATGGTGAAGTATGTATTAGAGCAGAAACAGAGGGAAAGGGTGTCTGTGTTGTCTCCACAACCAG ATATGTTCCGGCATACTCAACACGGTTGAAATTTGAATCTGGTGGAACGTGGACTGTGTTGCCTCCGAATAACTCTGACCCCATGGGGCTGTTGGACGCTGTTTGGACAGAGAGCAACTGGGATGTGATCGGGCTTCGGGTCTACACTGTCCAAAATTCTTCTTTCGATCGTCTCGTCTTACTCGGGAGCATTGCCGTTACAGTCTTGGCTTACTTTGCAATAGTGATTTTCAAGGGCTGCGTGACGAAGGCTTTAAAACGCGATTGA